From a single Drosophila sulfurigaster albostrigata strain 15112-1811.04 chromosome 3, ASM2355843v2, whole genome shotgun sequence genomic region:
- the LOC133845664 gene encoding myb-like protein Q isoform X21: protein MDLSLERDSSALGSLFQQIINDMKNTSPLWEDFVAKASKLHTCLRAAIQAIAAYLDAFQKIADAATNSRGASKEIGTALTRVCLRHKAVETRLKTFTSAIMDCLVQPLQDKIEDWKRTVATIDKDHAKEYKRCRSELKKRSSDTLRLQKKARKGQTDNSLQSLMDSHMQDVTLRRAELEEVEKKSLRAAMVEERLRYCSFVHMLQPVVHEECEVMSELGHLQEAMESIALVTKEPSVLPQASEELIHDAKASINLYPESPGGGSGSQGGGCSNSLGSRKSSVCSISSMNSSGSSNSPGHHHYQRSLSQFVTPAIRLKPGESSDSGFCSSPALTTQVSNATNQTHAVSTWPPHSQDAVDALPPTADRPHTISTTYEKGHQRPPLTVYTFQNPETIHESNSSGSLIPATVPTGNGSASGQNTPATQKSPAASLSRPPLPVKPAHVRCSSLERPLSAQSNHRQNSGQNLLQRQCPSPIPAHITKELSAAHHAQQQQQQQQQQQQSQPQQPQTPPTYANLSELAAIKLTNQQQSQQQQQPQTQTQQQHQQQHQPLLQQQSSIDSICSQHSNDSSTSSLQQQLLQHQQSQQAHISNSSSSLNHQQQQQQQQQQSVHGSGLGTRSHSISSSVSTSTASSLHSHPSIDSAVAASLVGCVAGGGGHTNNTNTNTNTSTTTPSSGCSTPQNHYSPLLTNSPTSTAAGTPSGGSIASGLGLGFVYQVSSPTPPASANSTTDVLKITEPGQPTTAEASETTESDERSRASVLQKASMFEKQAAAAAAAPIPTTIAAAVAGGGGGVTTGAVGGVIGGVARRSEELRAVEQQEMGGAGGGGGGAAMGSSTRIARRSSINQAKPPPPVRRSSSVTPSPNNVGQPQHQQHSSSNHNSHAYQQQSLSLSNSSEHLPPPPAFMLEATTAYSTSPTPPAAMPSSALKVSETVRALAAMRHQPASPVALRRMHQQQQQQQQLQQQQQQSLLQPMHKPSPNDDAEYEAYYNSYMELHAYAQALPPQQQQQQHQQQQQQQQRFAQQHHTSHQTHHHNHHEQLPPTPPPYHGPPQVDAASFRTSSPSGSIYAQPKLVNNMSSFRTSSPSPNGHAHPLPPTQPKANPNLIAQLNARLNSKQQQQQHQQQQQQHVAEGIYGNAGGVGVGGGESIYMRGGNGLSMSQQQQQQQHYDAAAQATANMRQHQQQHQLQQQQQQHYTCPPPLEDPPPPPIYSATMPKKMARPSVGHSNSNNMGNHLVNAYAAASNSATLPKNILQQQRLQQQQQQQHQQQLQQQQLQQQQYQQPTGINVGNGHANQRPPMPLPQQQQHAQQQQQQQQRQPPIPSRHSSVQQKIFVSTNPFIQTTAVKFHSPSSVHSTPAASPTCGSPASSATMASIYGTTARGGAAHHQQQQQQQYHHQQQQHQQQQQQQQQHYYRDVAGGNSNGGVYYASHNNVHAHGHSNAHAHANANANVNANANAHTPHMPHVQAHHSNYATSTNIEKTGSIRAKTKAEFLENLNAKLAKQGMSGRAFAVRNLINSKALPDPRICHESLMDQIKRGATLKRNQKINDRSAPKIH from the exons CGCTGCCATTCAGGCAATTGCCGCCTATTTGGATGCCTTCCAAAAGATTGCCGATGCGGCCACCAATTCCAGAG GTGCATCCAAGGAGATTGGCACCGCCCTGACCCGTGTTTGTCTGCGCCACAAGGCGGTCGAGACCCGTTTGAAGACCTTCACCAGCGCAATTATGGATTGCCTGGTGCAGCCGCTGCAGGACAAGATCGAGGACTGGAAGCGCACAGTGGCCACCATCGATAAGGATCATGCCAAAGAGTATAAACGCTGTCGCAGTGAACTAAAGAAGCGCTCCAGCGACACGCTGCGTCTGCAGAAGAAGGCACGCAAGGGACAGACGGACAACAGCCTGCAGTCATTGATGGATTCGCACATGCAAGATGTGACTTTGCGACGCGCCGAACTCGAGGAGGTCGAGAAGAAGTCACTACGTGCGGCGATGGTCGAGGAACGATTGCGTTACTGCAGCTTTGTGCACATGCTGCAGCCCGTGGTGCATGAGGAATGCGAGGTGATGTCCGAACTCGGTCATCTGCAG GAGGCTATGGAATCCATTGCTTTGGTCACCAAGGAGCCCAGCGTTTTGCCACAGGCTTCGGAGGAACTGATTCACGATGCCAAGGCTAGCATTAATCTATATCCCGAATCGCCTGGCGGTGGCTCTGGCTCCCAAGGTGGCGGCTGTTCCAATTCCTTGGGCTCACGCAAGAGTTCCGTCTGCTCCATTAGCAGCATGAACAGCAGCGGCTCCAGCAACTCGCCGGGACATCATCACTATCAACGCTCGCTATCGCAG tttGTAACGCCCGCAATTCGCTTGAAACCTGGTGAATCCAGTGATAGTGGCTTTTGCTCATCGCCAGCGCTAACAACACag GTTTCGAATGCCACCAACCAGACGCACGCTGTATCCACTTGGCCGCCACATTCCCAGGATGCTGTGGACGCGCTGCCACCGACTGCTGATCGTCCGCATACGATTTCAACCACCTATGAGAAGGGTCATCAGCGTCCGCCATTGACTGTATACACGTTCCAGAATCCCGAGACCATACACGAGtccaacagcagcggcagcctcATACCCGCAACGGTGCCGACTGGCAACGGTTCCGCCTCGGGTCAGAATACGCCGGCAACACAGAAATCGCCGGCAGCATCGCTCAGTCGTCCTCCATTGCCAGTG AAGCCGGCACATGTG CGCTGCTCGTCGCTGGAGCGTCCGTTGTCGGCGCAGAGCAATCATCGCCAGAACAGTGGCCAGAATCTGCTGCAGCGTCAGTGCCCCTCACCGATTCCGGCTCATATCACGAAAG AGCTGTCAGCAGCACAtcatgcacaacaacaacagcagcaacagcaacaacagcagcaatcacagccacagcaaccacaaacCCCGCCAACCTATGCTAACCTATCTGAGCTGGCGGCAATCAAACTAACCAATCAGCAAcagtcacagcagcaacagcaaccacagacacagacacaacagcagcatcagcaacaacatcaaccattgttgcagcaacaaagcaGCATTGATTCGATTTGTTCGCAGCATTCGAATGACTCTTCGACAAGTTcgttgcagcaacagttgctgcagcatcagcaatcGCAGCAAGCgcacatcagcaacagcagcagcagcctcaatcatcagcagcaacagcaacaacagcagcagcaatcagtACATGGCAGTGGCCTTGGCACACGCTCCCATTCCATATCGTCGTCGGTGTCCACAAGCACAGCCTCATCGTTGCACTCGCATCCATCCATTGACTCGGCTGTGGCCGCCTCGCTTGTGGGCTGTGTTGCTGGTGGTGGCGGGCATACAAACAACACCAataccaacaccaacacaagCACCACAACGCCCTCGAGCGGCTGCTCAACGCCACAGAATCACTATTCACCACTGTTAACCAACTCACCCACGTCCACTGCTGCAGGTACTCCAAGCGGCGGCAGCATTGCCAGCGGTCTCGGTCTCGGCTTCGTCTATCAGGTCAGCTCACCCACGCCCCCCGCCTCCGCCAACTCCACCACCGATGTGCTAAAGATCACCGAGCCAGGACAACCGACGACAGCCGAAGCCAGCGAAACCACCGAGAGCGATGAGCGTTCTCGTGCCTCGGTGCTGCAGAAGGCATCCATGTTTGAGAAGCAggcagcagccgctgcagcagctccaATCCCCACAACTATAGCTGCAGCTGTAGCTGGCGGTGGAGGAGGAGTCACAACCGGAGCAGTTGGCGGAGTCATTGGTGGCGTTGCTCGACGCTCGGAGGAACTGCGCGCTGTGGAGCAACAGGAAATGG GAGGAGcaggaggcggaggaggaggagcagcaaTGGGCAGCTCAACACGCATCGCACGTCGTTCATCCATTAATCAGGCCAAACCGCCGCCACCGGTGAGACGCAGTTCATCGGTGACTCCAAGCCCCAACAATGTCGGG cagccgcagcatcagcagcacagcagcagcaaccacaactcTCACGCATATCAGCAACAGTCGCTATCGCTGAGCAACTCTAGCGAGCatttgccgccgccgccggcTTTTATGCtggaggcaacaacagcatatTCCACATCGCCCACGCCGCCAGCAGCGATGCCCAGCTCAGCGCTCAAGGTGTCGGAGACAGTGCGTGCTCTGGCCGCCATGCGGCATCAGCCTGCCTCGCCTGTTGCTCTGCGTCGCatgcatcagcagcagcagcaacaacaacaattgcaacaacagcagcaacagtcttTATTGCAG CCCATGCACAAGCCCTCCCCCAACGACGATGCTGAATATGAAGCTTATTATAATTCCTATATGGAGCTGCATGCATATGCTCAAGCCCTGCCacctcaacagcagcagcagcaacatcagcaacaacagcaacaacaacaacgcttTGCTCAGCAACATCATACGTCACATCAAAcacatcatcataatcatcatgaGCAGCTGCCGCCAACACCGCCTCCATACCATGGGCCACCACAGGTAGATGCCGCC TCGTTCCGCACTTCATCGCCTAGTGGCAGCATCTATGCGCAACCCAAACTGGTGAACAACATGTCCAGCTTTCGCACCAGCAGCCCCAGCCCCAATGGCCATGCCCATCCACTGCCACCGACACAGCCCAAGGCGAATCCGAATCTAATTGCACAGCTCAATGCACGGCtcaacagcaagcagcaacagcaacagcaccaacaacaacaacagcaacatgttgccgaGGGCATTTATGGCAACGCTGGTGGAGTAGGAGTAGGAGGAGGTGAATCCATTTACATGCGTGGCGGCAATGGTTTGTCCatgtcacagcagcagcaacagcagcaacactacGACG CAGCTgcgcaagcaacagcaaacatgcgacaacaccaacagcagcaccagctgcaacagcaacaacagcaacattatACATGTCCACCACCGCTTGAAGAtccgccaccgccgcccaTTTATTCAGCAACCATGCCCAAGAAAATGGCACGCCCCAGTGTTggtcacagcaacagcaacaacatgggCAACCATTTGGTCAACGCATATGCTGCTGCCTCCAACAGTGCCACGTTGCCCAAAAACatattgcagcagcaacgcttgcagcaacaacaacagcagcagcaccagcagcaattgcaacagcagcaactacaacagcagcaatatcaACAGCCAACAGGCATCAACGTTGGCAATGGGCATGCTAATCAGCGACCTCCGATGCcgctgccacagcagcagcaacatgcccagcagcagcagcagcaacaacagcgacagccacCCATACCATCGCGTCATTCCAGTGTGCAGCAAAAGATATTCGTATCAACGAATCCATTCATTCAAACCACAGCCGTCAAGTTTCATTCGCCATCGTCGGTGCACTCGACGCCAGCTGCCTCGCCCACCTGTGGCTCGCCCGCATCATCGGCAACCATGGCCAGCATTTATGGCACCACGGCTCGTGGCGGTGCTGCacaccatcagcagcaacagcagcagcaataccatcatcagcaacagcaacatcaacagcagcagcagcagcagcaacaacattattaTCGCGATGTTGCtggcggcaacagcaatggcgGCGTTTATTATGCCAGCCACAATAACGTCCATGCCCACGGACACTCGAACGCCCACGCACACGCCAATGCCAACGCAAATGTGAacgcgaatgcgaatgcgcaTACGCCCCATATGCCCCATGTCCAGGCACATCATTCAA ACTATGCCACAAGCACCAATATCGAAAAGACTGGCAGCATACGTGCCAAGACCAAGGCTGAATTTCTCGAGAATCTCAATGCGAAGTTGGCCAAGCAGGGCATGTCTGGACGTGCATTTGCAGTGCGAAATCTGATCAATAGCAAGGCCCTG CCGGATCCACGTATATGTCATGAGTCGTTGATGGATCAGATAAAACGAGGCGCGACCCTGAAGAGGAATCAGAAGATCAACGATCGCAGTGCGCCcaaaatacattaa
- the LOC133845664 gene encoding mucin-19 isoform X7: MDLSLERDSSALGSLFQQIINDMKNTSPLWEDFVAKASKLHTCLRAAIQAIAAYLDAFQKIADAATNSRGASKEIGTALTRVCLRHKAVETRLKTFTSAIMDCLVQPLQDKIEDWKRTVATIDKDHAKEYKRCRSELKKRSSDTLRLQKKARKGQTDNSLQSLMDSHMQDVTLRRAELEEVEKKSLRAAMVEERLRYCSFVHMLQPVVHEECEVMSELGHLQEAMESIALVTKEPSVLPQASEELIHDAKASINLYPESPGGGSGSQGGGCSNSLGSRKSSVCSISSMNSSGSSNSPGHHHYQRSLSQFVTPAIRLKPGESSDSGFCSSPALTTQVSNATNQTHAVSTWPPHSQDAVDALPPTADRPHTISTTYEKGHQRPPLTVYTFQNPETIHESNSSGSLIPATVPTGNGSASGQNTPATQKSPAASLSRPPLPVKPAHVRCSSLERPLSAQSNHRQNSGQNLLQRQCPSPIPAHITKELSAAHHAQQQQQQQQQQQQSQPQQPQTPPTYANLSELAAIKLTNQQQSQQQQQPQTQTQQQHQQQHQPLLQQQSSIDSICSQHSNDSSTSSLQQQLLQHQQSQQAHISNSSSSLNHQQQQQQQQQQSVHGSGLGTRSHSISSSVSTSTASSLHSHPSIDSAVAASLVGCVAGGGGHTNNTNTNTNTSTTTPSSGCSTPQNHYSPLLTNSPTSTAAGTPSGGSIASGLGLGFVYQVSSPTPPASANSTTDVLKITEPGQPTTAEASETTESDERSRASVLQKASMFEKQAAAAAAAPIPTTIAAAVAGGGGGVTTGAVGGVIGGVARRSEELRAVEQQEMDKSFEDSIQALNNLIGELDSFQREIDEGKGKQQQQQQHSSNINSNNISGNNSNSGSNNNNSSNSGASSNTSNDNNNCNTDLLLPSSNIDCCAISNQTNSSGCGTDISDTTSEELAGEEGSLAAARRHQQLGASDSELSRCYVSETSSLTGGILAGGYENPTFAHFAANRDDPYNGSGNGSDSRSLYASAADSISLAASDSVCMSQQPRHAYVDNCSDGGSAVVVIYDHTIPNTPDIEFVKQNSEIVLLRTKDPQQLQLHEMRELQQLPDNLAGSPESPDAASGGGVGGGGRLQPATATVAPAKQRLSSFRASSEQQLQLLGRASPQHRGTDKLRVSEEQRQQPQQPQPQQQQQQQQQLLSDSSSNVAGAVRRKLPPKPISLSIFNGPALDVASSNSSKPVIPRKFDFKADLDAKIRQQKQKVQQQLQQQQQQQQQQQLNSPQQDQQQQQSPQQHSPQSPQNANTATTTTATSTANCNVTNKPAVIASAIASASINQNHRMPNQTSLSSSATSNHAPYKTPTTTATFSSPTSNASASPSSLSASSPGAKLSLPSLSSSSSALSATALPPPHVPAKPTSTPTPTTTTTTPQLPPPTTNSYACSNLNANANANPQAKPCITPRPASLSGGAGGGGGGAAMGSSTRIARRSSINQAKPPPPVRRSSSVTPSPNNVGQHSSSNHNSHAYQQQSLSLSNSSEHLPPPPAFMLEATTAYSTSPTPPAAMPSSALKVSETVRALAAMRHQPASPVALRRMHQQQQQQQQLQQQQQQSLLQPMHKPSPNDDAEYEAYYNSYMELHAYAQALPPQQQQQQHQQQQQQQQRFAQQHHTSHQTHHHNHHEQLPPTPPPYHGPPQVDAASFRTSSPSGSIYAQPKLVNNMSSFRTSSPSPNGHAHPLPPTQPKANPNLIAQLNARLNSKQQQQQHQQQQQQHVAEGIYGNAGGVGVGGGESIYMRGGNGLSMSQQQQQQQHYDAAAQATANMRQHQQQHQLQQQQQQHYTCPPPLEDPPPPPIYSATMPKKMARPSVGHSNSNNMGNHLVNAYAAASNSATLPKNILQQQRLQQQQQQQHQQQLQQQQLQQQQYQQPTGINVGNGHANQRPPMPLPQQQQHAQQQQQQQQRQPPIPSRHSSVQQKIFVSTNPFIQTTAVKFHSPSSVHSTPAASPTCGSPASSATMASIYGTTARGGAAHHQQQQQQQYHHQQQQHQQQQQQQQQHYYRDVAGGNSNGGVYYASHNNVHAHGHSNAHAHANANANVNANANAHTPHMPHVQAHHSNYATSTNIEKTGSIRAKTKAEFLENLNAKLAKQGMSGRAFAVRNLINSKALPDPRICHESLMDQIKRGATLKRNQKINDRSAPKIH, translated from the exons CGCTGCCATTCAGGCAATTGCCGCCTATTTGGATGCCTTCCAAAAGATTGCCGATGCGGCCACCAATTCCAGAG GTGCATCCAAGGAGATTGGCACCGCCCTGACCCGTGTTTGTCTGCGCCACAAGGCGGTCGAGACCCGTTTGAAGACCTTCACCAGCGCAATTATGGATTGCCTGGTGCAGCCGCTGCAGGACAAGATCGAGGACTGGAAGCGCACAGTGGCCACCATCGATAAGGATCATGCCAAAGAGTATAAACGCTGTCGCAGTGAACTAAAGAAGCGCTCCAGCGACACGCTGCGTCTGCAGAAGAAGGCACGCAAGGGACAGACGGACAACAGCCTGCAGTCATTGATGGATTCGCACATGCAAGATGTGACTTTGCGACGCGCCGAACTCGAGGAGGTCGAGAAGAAGTCACTACGTGCGGCGATGGTCGAGGAACGATTGCGTTACTGCAGCTTTGTGCACATGCTGCAGCCCGTGGTGCATGAGGAATGCGAGGTGATGTCCGAACTCGGTCATCTGCAG GAGGCTATGGAATCCATTGCTTTGGTCACCAAGGAGCCCAGCGTTTTGCCACAGGCTTCGGAGGAACTGATTCACGATGCCAAGGCTAGCATTAATCTATATCCCGAATCGCCTGGCGGTGGCTCTGGCTCCCAAGGTGGCGGCTGTTCCAATTCCTTGGGCTCACGCAAGAGTTCCGTCTGCTCCATTAGCAGCATGAACAGCAGCGGCTCCAGCAACTCGCCGGGACATCATCACTATCAACGCTCGCTATCGCAG tttGTAACGCCCGCAATTCGCTTGAAACCTGGTGAATCCAGTGATAGTGGCTTTTGCTCATCGCCAGCGCTAACAACACag GTTTCGAATGCCACCAACCAGACGCACGCTGTATCCACTTGGCCGCCACATTCCCAGGATGCTGTGGACGCGCTGCCACCGACTGCTGATCGTCCGCATACGATTTCAACCACCTATGAGAAGGGTCATCAGCGTCCGCCATTGACTGTATACACGTTCCAGAATCCCGAGACCATACACGAGtccaacagcagcggcagcctcATACCCGCAACGGTGCCGACTGGCAACGGTTCCGCCTCGGGTCAGAATACGCCGGCAACACAGAAATCGCCGGCAGCATCGCTCAGTCGTCCTCCATTGCCAGTG AAGCCGGCACATGTG CGCTGCTCGTCGCTGGAGCGTCCGTTGTCGGCGCAGAGCAATCATCGCCAGAACAGTGGCCAGAATCTGCTGCAGCGTCAGTGCCCCTCACCGATTCCGGCTCATATCACGAAAG AGCTGTCAGCAGCACAtcatgcacaacaacaacagcagcaacagcaacaacagcagcaatcacagccacagcaaccacaaacCCCGCCAACCTATGCTAACCTATCTGAGCTGGCGGCAATCAAACTAACCAATCAGCAAcagtcacagcagcaacagcaaccacagacacagacacaacagcagcatcagcaacaacatcaaccattgttgcagcaacaaagcaGCATTGATTCGATTTGTTCGCAGCATTCGAATGACTCTTCGACAAGTTcgttgcagcaacagttgctgcagcatcagcaatcGCAGCAAGCgcacatcagcaacagcagcagcagcctcaatcatcagcagcaacagcaacaacagcagcagcaatcagtACATGGCAGTGGCCTTGGCACACGCTCCCATTCCATATCGTCGTCGGTGTCCACAAGCACAGCCTCATCGTTGCACTCGCATCCATCCATTGACTCGGCTGTGGCCGCCTCGCTTGTGGGCTGTGTTGCTGGTGGTGGCGGGCATACAAACAACACCAataccaacaccaacacaagCACCACAACGCCCTCGAGCGGCTGCTCAACGCCACAGAATCACTATTCACCACTGTTAACCAACTCACCCACGTCCACTGCTGCAGGTACTCCAAGCGGCGGCAGCATTGCCAGCGGTCTCGGTCTCGGCTTCGTCTATCAGGTCAGCTCACCCACGCCCCCCGCCTCCGCCAACTCCACCACCGATGTGCTAAAGATCACCGAGCCAGGACAACCGACGACAGCCGAAGCCAGCGAAACCACCGAGAGCGATGAGCGTTCTCGTGCCTCGGTGCTGCAGAAGGCATCCATGTTTGAGAAGCAggcagcagccgctgcagcagctccaATCCCCACAACTATAGCTGCAGCTGTAGCTGGCGGTGGAGGAGGAGTCACAACCGGAGCAGTTGGCGGAGTCATTGGTGGCGTTGCTCGACGCTCGGAGGAACTGCGCGCTGTGGAGCAACAGGAAATGG ACAAATCTTTCGAAGACTCGATTCAAGcacttaacaatttaattggcGAATTAGACTCTTTTCAACGTGAGATCGATGAGGGCAAgggcaagcagcagcagcaacaacagcacagcagcaacatcaacagcaacaacatcagtggcaacaatagcaacagcggcagcaacaacaataacagcagcaacagcggtgccagcagcaacaccagcaacgacaacaacaactgcaacactGATCTCCTGCTacccagcagcaacatcgactGCTGTGCCATCAGCAACCAGACGAACTCCAGTGGCTGTGGCACCGATATCTCCGACACCACGTCGGAGGAACTGGCCGGCGAGGAAGGCAGTCTGGCAGCAGCCAGGCGACATCAGCAACTGGGTGCCAGCGACTCGGAGCTGAGTCGTTGCTATGTGAGCGAGACGAGTTCGCTGACCGGCGGCATATTGGCTGGTGGCTATGAGAATCCCACGTTCGCGCACTTTGCCGCCAATCGTGATGATCCCTACAATGGCAGCGGCAATGGCAGCGACAGTCGATCGCTGTACGCCTCGGCGGCCGATAGCATTTCGTTGGCTGCATCCGACAGCGTGTGCATGAGCCAGCAGCCGCGACATGCGTATGTGGACAATTGCAGTGATGGCGGCAGTGCTGTCGTTGTGATCTATGACCATACTATACCCAATACGCCGGACATTGAGTTTGTCAAGCAGAACTCGGAGATTGTGCTGTTGCGCACCAAAGATCCgcagcaattgcagttgcacgAAATGCGCGagctgcaacagttgcccGACAATTTGGCTGGCTCACCCGAGTCGCCTGATGCCGCTTCTGGCGGGGGAGTTGGAGGCGGTGGCCGTTTACAGCCGGCCACAGCAACTGTGGCGCCGGCCAAGCAACGCCTCTCATCGTTTCGGGCATCCAGCgagcaacagctgcagttgctgggACGCGCTAGTCCACAACACAGAGGTACGGATAAGCTTAGAGTTAGTGaagagcaacggcaacagccacagcaaccgcagccacaacaacagcagcagcaacagcaacagttgctgagTGATAGCAGCAGTAATGTTGCTGGTGCCGTGCGGCGCAAGCTGCCGCCAAAGCCCATCAGCCTGAGCATATTTAATGGGCCAGCGCTAGATgtggccagcagcaacagcagtaagCCAGTGATACCTAGAAAGTTTGACTTTAAGGCCGATTTAGATGCCAAGATACGCCAGCAGAAACAGaaagtgcagcagcaattgcagcagcagcagcagcagcaacaacaacagcagctcaaCAGTCCGCAACaagatcagcagcagcaacaatcaccACAACAACACTCACCACAGTCGCCCCAAAACgccaacacagcaacaacaacaacagcaacatcaacagcaaactGTAATGTCACTAATAAACCTGCCGTTATTGCAAGCGCAATTGCATCCGCATCCATAAACCAAAATCATAGAATGCCAAATCaaacatcattatcatcatcagcaacatcaaatCATGCGCCATACAAAAcgcccacaacaacagcaacattctCATCACCAACATCAAATGCATCtgcatcaccatcatcattatcagcaAGTTCTCCTGGGGCCAAATTGTCATTgccatcattatcatcatcatcatctgcatTATCAGCAACTGCGCTGCCTCCGCCCCATGTGCCCGCTAAGCCAACGTCCACGCccacgccaacaacaacaacaactacaccaCAACTTCCACCACCCACAACCAATTCATATGCGTGCTCCAATctcaatgccaatgccaatgccaatccCCAAGCCAAACCGTGCATAACGCCAAGGCCGGCATCGCTGTCGG GAGGAGcaggaggcggaggaggaggagcagcaaTGGGCAGCTCAACACGCATCGCACGTCGTTCATCCATTAATCAGGCCAAACCGCCGCCACCGGTGAGACGCAGTTCATCGGTGACTCCAAGCCCCAACAATGTCGGG cagcacagcagcagcaaccacaactcTCACGCATATCAGCAACAGTCGCTATCGCTGAGCAACTCTAGCGAGCatttgccgccgccgccggcTTTTATGCtggaggcaacaacagcatatTCCACATCGCCCACGCCGCCAGCAGCGATGCCCAGCTCAGCGCTCAAGGTGTCGGAGACAGTGCGTGCTCTGGCCGCCATGCGGCATCAGCCTGCCTCGCCTGTTGCTCTGCGTCGCatgcatcagcagcagcagcaacaacaacaattgcaacaacagcagcaacagtcttTATTGCAG CCCATGCACAAGCCCTCCCCCAACGACGATGCTGAATATGAAGCTTATTATAATTCCTATATGGAGCTGCATGCATATGCTCAAGCCCTGCCacctcaacagcagcagcagcaacatcagcaacaacagcaacaacaacaacgcttTGCTCAGCAACATCATACGTCACATCAAAcacatcatcataatcatcatgaGCAGCTGCCGCCAACACCGCCTCCATACCATGGGCCACCACAGGTAGATGCCGCC TCGTTCCGCACTTCATCGCCTAGTGGCAGCATCTATGCGCAACCCAAACTGGTGAACAACATGTCCAGCTTTCGCACCAGCAGCCCCAGCCCCAATGGCCATGCCCATCCACTGCCACCGACACAGCCCAAGGCGAATCCGAATCTAATTGCACAGCTCAATGCACGGCtcaacagcaagcagcaacagcaacagcaccaacaacaacaacagcaacatgttgccgaGGGCATTTATGGCAACGCTGGTGGAGTAGGAGTAGGAGGAGGTGAATCCATTTACATGCGTGGCGGCAATGGTTTGTCCatgtcacagcagcagcaacagcagcaacactacGACG CAGCTgcgcaagcaacagcaaacatgcgacaacaccaacagcagcaccagctgcaacagcaacaacagcaacattatACATGTCCACCACCGCTTGAAGAtccgccaccgccgcccaTTTATTCAGCAACCATGCCCAAGAAAATGGCACGCCCCAGTGTTggtcacagcaacagcaacaacatgggCAACCATTTGGTCAACGCATATGCTGCTGCCTCCAACAGTGCCACGTTGCCCAAAAACatattgcagcagcaacgcttgcagcaacaacaacagcagcagcaccagcagcaattgcaacagcagcaactacaacagcagcaatatcaACAGCCAACAGGCATCAACGTTGGCAATGGGCATGCTAATCAGCGACCTCCGATGCcgctgccacagcagcagcaacatgcccagcagcagcagcagcaacaacagcgacagccacCCATACCATCGCGTCATTCCAGTGTGCAGCAAAAGATATTCGTATCAACGAATCCATTCATTCAAACCACAGCCGTCAAGTTTCATTCGCCATCGTCGGTGCACTCGACGCCAGCTGCCTCGCCCACCTGTGGCTCGCCCGCATCATCGGCAACCATGGCCAGCATTTATGGCACCACGGCTCGTGGCGGTGCTGCacaccatcagcagcaacagcagcagcaataccatcatcagcaacagcaacatcaacagcagcagcagcagcagcaacaacattattaTCGCGATGTTGCtggcggcaacagcaatggcgGCGTTTATTATGCCAGCCACAATAACGTCCATGCCCACGGACACTCGAACGCCCACGCACACGCCAATGCCAACGCAAATGTGAacgcgaatgcgaatgcgcaTACGCCCCATATGCCCCATGTCCAGGCACATCATTCAA ACTATGCCACAAGCACCAATATCGAAAAGACTGGCAGCATACGTGCCAAGACCAAGGCTGAATTTCTCGAGAATCTCAATGCGAAGTTGGCCAAGCAGGGCATGTCTGGACGTGCATTTGCAGTGCGAAATCTGATCAATAGCAAGGCCCTG CCGGATCCACGTATATGTCATGAGTCGTTGATGGATCAGATAAAACGAGGCGCGACCCTGAAGAGGAATCAGAAGATCAACGATCGCAGTGCGCCcaaaatacattaa